A window of Gudongella oleilytica genomic DNA:
GGAACAATGGATAAAGGCGCAAGCAATGGGTGTAGCCAATTATGGGCAGATGACTGCCGGAGGTTGGATGTATATCGGCCCTCAGGGAATAGTGCACGGAACATACAACTCAATCTTGAACGCTGGGAGATTGAAGCTTGGGATAGAGGAGGAAGGTGATCTTAGAGGTCATATCTTTGTAAGCTCCGGGCTGGGCGGCATGAGCGGAGCACAGGGAAAAGCAACAAAAATCGCAAACGGAGTTGGGATAATTGCAGAGGTCGATTATTCCAGAATCAGAACCAGACTTGACCAGGGGTGGATAGACGAGTCTTATGAGAGATTAGACCAACTTTTTGATAGAGCTCATAGTGCAGCTAAATCAGGAGAAGCTCTTGCATTGGCTTATCATGGTAATATTGTAGATTTGCTGGAGTATGCAGTCAATGAGAATATTCATATCGATCTGCTTTCAGACCAAACCTCATGCCATGCTCCGTATGATGGCGGCTACTGTCCGCAAGGGATGAGTTTTGAAGAGAGAACCAGGAAGCTATCAGAGAATAAGAATGACTTTGTTGCTCTGGTCAACCAATCCTTGATCAAGCATTATCACTTGATAAAAGAACTCGTCCATAGAGGGACATATTTCTTTGACTACGGAAACTCCTTCATGAAAGCTGTATTTGATGCTGGAGCAAAGGATATCTCAAGGAATGGCGTAGATGAGACAGAAGGCTTTATATTCCCTTCCTATGTTGAGGATATAATGGGACCTATGCTTTTTGATTACGGTTATGGACCTTTCAGATGGGTATGCTTAAGCGGCAAGCAGGAGGATCTGGACAAAACAGACAATGCAGCAATGAAGTGCATTGACCCGACCAGAAGAGGACAGGACAGGGATAACTATATATGGATAAGAGATGCGAAGAAGAACAATCTGGTGGTAGGGACAAAAGCAAGGATACTCTATCAGGATGCCCTGGGAAGACTTAAGATTGCCCTTAAGTTCAATGATATGGTAAGAAATGGAGAAATTGGTCCTGTCATGCTAGGTCGAGACCACCACGATACAGGAGGAACTGATTCGCCCTTCAGAGAAACATCGAATATCAAAGATGGAAGCAATGTGATGGCAGATATGGCAACGCAATGTTTTGCCGGAAATGCCGCAAGAGGAATGAGTTTGATAGCACTTCACAACGGTGGAGGAGTAGGTATCGGGAAGTCCATAAATGGCGGATTTGGAATGGTACTTGATGGAAGTGAAAGAGTAGACGAGATATTAAAAACTGCTATGCCCTGGGATGTTATGGTAGGAGTAGCCAGAAGAGCATGGGCTACAAATGAAAACTCCATAGAAACGGTACTGGAATACAACAAACAGTTTAAGGGAAAAGATCATCTGACTATACCATTTGTGCCCGATCAGGAATTGATTGAAAGGACGATTAATGAGAAAATCTGATTGGATTTGATGGAGGTGTGCGATGGATGCTGACTTGATCATTAAGAATATTGGAACCTTAGTTACCTTGAAAGGCCCTCAAAGTGCCAGGGGAGGAAGTGCCCAGGGGGAGATCAGTGTTATCAAGGACGCGGCTGTTGCTGTGAGAGGTGATAGGATCATCTATGTTGGGACAGGCAGTCTTCCGGAGGATGTAACAGCAAATGATGAAACTCTTATCATAGATGCCAATGGTAAACTTGTGACTCCGGGACTTGTTGACTCACACACACATCTTGTTCACGGGGGCTCAAGAGAAAATGAGCTATCAATGAAGCTTAAGGGTGCAAAATATATGGAAATACTAAGTGCTGGAGGAGGAATCCACAGCACTATGAGAGCTACAAGATCAATGTCAAAGGATGAGCTATATTTACAGGCCAGAAGGAGTCTTGACAGGATGCTTTCATTTGGAGTAACGACTGTTGAAGGTAAATCAGGCTATGGTATCGAGGACATTGAGACTGAACTTAAACAGCTGGAGGTAGCTAGAAGGCTTAATAACGAACATGCTGTAGATGTAGTTTCAACCTTCATGGGAGCACATGCCATACCGTTGATCTTCAGGGATGATCCGGAGGGATTCGTACAAAAGATAATCAAAGAGATGATACCAACAGTTGCCAAGGAAAAGCTCGCGAAATTTTGTGATGTATTTTGTGAACATGGTGTGTTTACAATCGACCAATCGAGAAGGATACTACTTGAAGGCAGACAGTGGGGACTAAAACCAAAAATACATGCAGACGAGATTGAATCAATAGGCGGTGCTGAGCTTGCAGCTGAACTGGGATGCGTTTCTGCTGATCACCTTGTGGGAGCCAGCGACGAAGGAATCATGAGAATGGCTGAATCCGGGGTTGTAGCTAATCTCCTGCCGGGTACAAGCTTTAATCTTCAGACGGGCAAGCATGCCAGAGCCAGATTCATGATAGAAAAAGGATTACCGGTAGCCATCTCAACTGACTACAATCCAGGAAGCTGCCCTACCGAGAATATTCAGCTTGTTATGAGCTTTGCTTCCTTGATACTAAGAATGACACCTGAGGAGGTACTGACAGCAGTGACTATGAATGGGGCCGCCGCCTTGGGACTTGAGAGAGAAATAGGCAGTATTGAGGTTGGCAAGAAAGCTGATTTGGTGATATTTGATTCAACTAATCTTGAATACGTCATCTATCATTTTGGGATAAATCATACTGATATGGTCATAAAAGATGGCAGGGTAGCTTTCTCTAAGAAAGATTGTTAATGCAAGATTCCTGATGTATAATCAGAATATTGGATGAAGTGAAAAGACTTTTGGCCAAGCCAAAGGTCTTTTTATAAGAGGAGAAAAATATGCTGGCAGAGTTTATAGAAGCGCTATCTTTAGTATTTATTGCAGAGATGGGAGACAAAACTCAGATAATAGCCATGACATTTGCAACGCAATTCACGGTCAAACAGGTCTTGGCTGGTGTAGCATTGGGCGTCATAGGGAATCATAGTCTTGCGATACTCTTGGGCAGCTTACTCGGGACTATGTTGCCATTAGATATAATACAGCTCCTGGCGGGAGCCTTATTCATCTTCTTTGGTTATAATTCTTTAAGATCACGTGAGGATGATGAAATTTATGATAAGAGGTCCATCAATCCAATAATGGCTGTTGCTCTGGCATTTTTTGTTGGAGAATTGGGCGATAAAACCCAGCTGACAGCTTTAGCCCTTTCAGCTGAGGCACTATTCCCACTGGTTATATTATTGGGTACTACTGCAAGCATGATAACGACCAGTGGAATTGGAATCCTTGTAGGCAGCAGGATTGGAAGGCGAATTCCGGAAAACGCTTTAAAGGCTATTTCTTCAATAGTATTTGTTGCTTTTGGTCTGCAGAAGATTTATATTGGGCTGCTTATTCAAGGCATAAGTTCTCTATTAGCAACAGCCGCTCTTGTTATTTTAGCTTTAATTGAGATTTATATGCTGTTTTCCTTCAGAAAAATGGCCATGTCAGGGCAAAGTAAACTACCCCTTAAGGAAGCAGCTCAAATTCTATATGAAAAGACTGCAAGAGTAAAGGAATTAGTTGATGACCTCTGCCTGGGGGAGGGAATTTGTGGATCATGTGTTGGAACAGGTTGCTTGATGGGGTATACAAAGGACATGCTAAACAAAGCTAAGGATCAAAAGAACTATTATGAAATAGAGGGAGTTGATTTGGCAGGACTTCTAATACGGGATTATGATAGGAACAAGGTAGAAGGCGCATATATGATGACTCTTAAGGAACTCGATGAACTTAATTGGCCAACAGATGATAAATTTGTAATAAACAGAGCAAGAGAAGCTTTTGAGGTATTGTTGTTTGGGAAGGCGATTAACCTGGAAAATAGCCTTAGTGAACAGATGGAGGCAGTTAAAAGCCATGATCAGGTTCTGTTCATGAAATTGAAACATTATACAAAAAAGGAGGGCTTGGATGAGGGGTAAATCTATAAAAGTAATGCTTGCTGATTCTCAACCTCTATGCTTGCACGGACTTAAAAGCATAATTGAAACTCAGGATAATATAAAAGTTATTGCCCAGGCTTCAAATCATGAAGAGATCATTTCCTTTGGAGTAAGCTCAAATGCCGATATACTGATTATCGATCCGCAACAACGCAATTACAATGGCTTTGACAGTATAAGAATCATTAGGGAACGAGGCTTCAGCGGAAAGGTAATTCTACTGATGAGTGATATTAGCTGTGAAGTTTATCAACAAGCCAGTAAAGTAAGAGTAGATGGATATCTATTAAAGACAGCATCTCCTGATAAACTTATTAGATCAATCAATGAAGTCTATAAGGGCAAAAATTATACCGATGATGATTTTACACGTATATTATCGGAAACAGTGGAATGTAAAATAACTGATATGGCTGAAGGTGAAAAAGTAGAGCAATTATCACAAAGAGAATATGAAATATTACGACTTGTGGCATCTGGAAGAAACAATAAAATGATAGCAAGCCAACTATTTATTAGTGAAAAGACTGTAAAAAACCACCTTACTCAGATATTTAAAAAGCTTGAGGTTTCTGACAGGGTGCAAGCAACTCTATTTGCTATAAAGCACAACATAAAATAGGTCTGAGTCAATGACTCAGACCAAGCTTTTTACTGACGACTTAAAGCTTTCACCTATAGGGGAAAGCTGCCTTGATTTATGGTGGACTAAGTAGAATTTTCTCGAAAGATCCAGGTCGTCTAACCTAAGGGCTTTGTAACGACGCCCTTCCACAATATCTCCGCAATCTATATCTTTTTCTGATATAAAGCTCAATCCAACACCGAGAGCTACCATCCGCTTAATCGCTTCTACATCCTCAATCCAGGCGACTGTTTTAAGTCTTTCCAAATTGAAACCCTTACTTTCCATTGATAATCTTACTGATTCTCTGGTCCCTGAGCCTTCTTCCCTGAAGATAAATGGATAATCGACAATCATGTCCAGTGAAATGCTCATGAGGTTCTCGTGATCCGGAAAAAAATCCTCTGGAGAGATTAGTACTAAGTTATCCTCCATTACAGGTATATATGCCAAATTTCGGGTTTTATATAACGCACCGACAAATCCAAAATCAGTATCTCCAATAAGTATTTCCTCAATGACCTGCCTTGAATCCTTATCGCTTATGGAAAATGATACATCAGGATATTTCTCAAGAAAGCTATGTATAAGAATAGGAAGAAGGTGCTTTCTTGGAACGGAGCTTGCACTTATCTCCAAATGCCCTTCTACTTTTCCTTTATAGCTGTCAAGTTGATACCGGGCCGTTTCATATGTGTTGATGATATCCAAAGCATTTTGATAAAGCAGCTGCCCAGCATCAGTAAGGGTCAAACCTTTTGAAAGTCTATTGATAAGTATAGTATCAAATTCCTTCTCAAGAGATTGTACGTGGTTTGAAACAGTGGGCTGAGTTAAGAATAATGATTCTGCGGCTTTCGAAAAGCTCCTGACTCTTGCGACCTCAACAAATGTCTTCAATTGTCGTATATCCATGATATAACCTCCTGCTTACTATTGTCATCATTTTATCAAAATATATTAGAAATTGGAACATGTATCAGAATCCAATTCTTTCAATTATTTTATTTGAATCATATTGACAAGCAATTAGAAACCTTGTATAGTAATAACTTGTTAGGCCAAGCCAAAGAGAACATTTTTACACTAAATGTTGATAAAAAGTCACATTAAAGTCTAAAAACAGATTGACAATAAAACATGGCTTTGGTATACTAAACAAGTCACCTCAAGTAGGGTAGATAATGACCTAACCCGATTTGTGCAACAAATCGATGGTAGGTCAGATGCAGCGGCACCAAATTTGCACGAGTAACAACGAGTGAACAAATTTGTGTAGCAAGCTGCCAATGGACTTAGATAACTAAACAGTGTGAGAGCTTTGAATGAACCAAAGATTTCAATTTTTAAGAACAAATAATATGAGCTAAATCAAACTATTAAATGAGAGTTTGATCCTGGCTCAGGACGAACGCTGGCGGCGTGCCTAACACATGCAAGTCGAGCGAAGTGACTCGGAGAGAAGTTTTCGGATGGATCGAAGAGTCATCTTAGCGGCGGACGGGTGAGTAACGCGTGAGAAACCTGCCTTTCACAAAGGGATAGCCTCGGGAAACTGGGATTAATACCTTATGAAACTGAATTACCGCATGGTAGATCAGTCAAAGCGAATAAGCGGTGAAAGATGGTCTCGCGTCCTATTAGCTAGTTGGTGAGGTAACGGCTCACCAAGGCTTCGATAGGTAGCCGGCCTGAGAGGGTGAACGGCCACACTGGAACTGAGACACGGTCCAGACTCCTACGGGAGGCAGCAGTGGGGAATATTGCACAATGGAGGAAACTCTGATGCAGCGACGCCGCGTGAATGATGAAGGCCTTCGGGTTGTAAAGTTCTGTCCTTGGGGAAGATAATGACGGTACCCAAGGAGGAAGCCCCGGCTAACTACGTGCCAGCAGCCGCGGTAATACGTAGGGGGCGAGCGTTGTCCGGAATTATTGGGCGTAAAGGGTTCGCAGGCGGTCTGATAAGTCAGATGTGAAAGGCGTAGG
This region includes:
- a CDS encoding urocanate hydratase, whose product is MVNNDMVYEGMEIKLPKTLPRAKEFAPGIRRAPKRELTLSGHEMKLALRNALRYIPEELHETLAPEFMDELLTYGRIYGYRFRPEGEIKGRPIDEYKGKCIEAKAFQVMIDNNLDFDVALYPYELVTYGETGQVFQNWMQYRLVKQYLEILDDSQTLVIMSGHPLGLFKSAKQSPRVVITNSLMIGMFDNQEQWIKAQAMGVANYGQMTAGGWMYIGPQGIVHGTYNSILNAGRLKLGIEEEGDLRGHIFVSSGLGGMSGAQGKATKIANGVGIIAEVDYSRIRTRLDQGWIDESYERLDQLFDRAHSAAKSGEALALAYHGNIVDLLEYAVNENIHIDLLSDQTSCHAPYDGGYCPQGMSFEERTRKLSENKNDFVALVNQSLIKHYHLIKELVHRGTYFFDYGNSFMKAVFDAGAKDISRNGVDETEGFIFPSYVEDIMGPMLFDYGYGPFRWVCLSGKQEDLDKTDNAAMKCIDPTRRGQDRDNYIWIRDAKKNNLVVGTKARILYQDALGRLKIALKFNDMVRNGEIGPVMLGRDHHDTGGTDSPFRETSNIKDGSNVMADMATQCFAGNAARGMSLIALHNGGGVGIGKSINGGFGMVLDGSERVDEILKTAMPWDVMVGVARRAWATNENSIETVLEYNKQFKGKDHLTIPFVPDQELIERTINEKI
- the hutI gene encoding imidazolonepropionase translates to MDADLIIKNIGTLVTLKGPQSARGGSAQGEISVIKDAAVAVRGDRIIYVGTGSLPEDVTANDETLIIDANGKLVTPGLVDSHTHLVHGGSRENELSMKLKGAKYMEILSAGGGIHSTMRATRSMSKDELYLQARRSLDRMLSFGVTTVEGKSGYGIEDIETELKQLEVARRLNNEHAVDVVSTFMGAHAIPLIFRDDPEGFVQKIIKEMIPTVAKEKLAKFCDVFCEHGVFTIDQSRRILLEGRQWGLKPKIHADEIESIGGAELAAELGCVSADHLVGASDEGIMRMAESGVVANLLPGTSFNLQTGKHARARFMIEKGLPVAISTDYNPGSCPTENIQLVMSFASLILRMTPEEVLTAVTMNGAAALGLEREIGSIEVGKKADLVIFDSTNLEYVIYHFGINHTDMVIKDGRVAFSKKDC
- a CDS encoding TMEM165/GDT1 family protein → MLAEFIEALSLVFIAEMGDKTQIIAMTFATQFTVKQVLAGVALGVIGNHSLAILLGSLLGTMLPLDIIQLLAGALFIFFGYNSLRSREDDEIYDKRSINPIMAVALAFFVGELGDKTQLTALALSAEALFPLVILLGTTASMITTSGIGILVGSRIGRRIPENALKAISSIVFVAFGLQKIYIGLLIQGISSLLATAALVILALIEIYMLFSFRKMAMSGQSKLPLKEAAQILYEKTARVKELVDDLCLGEGICGSCVGTGCLMGYTKDMLNKAKDQKNYYEIEGVDLAGLLIRDYDRNKVEGAYMMTLKELDELNWPTDDKFVINRAREAFEVLLFGKAINLENSLSEQMEAVKSHDQVLFMKLKHYTKKEGLDEG
- a CDS encoding LuxR C-terminal-related transcriptional regulator, with amino-acid sequence MRGKSIKVMLADSQPLCLHGLKSIIETQDNIKVIAQASNHEEIISFGVSSNADILIIDPQQRNYNGFDSIRIIRERGFSGKVILLMSDISCEVYQQASKVRVDGYLLKTASPDKLIRSINEVYKGKNYTDDDFTRILSETVECKITDMAEGEKVEQLSQREYEILRLVASGRNNKMIASQLFISEKTVKNHLTQIFKKLEVSDRVQATLFAIKHNIK
- a CDS encoding selenium metabolism-associated LysR family transcriptional regulator, whose translation is MDIRQLKTFVEVARVRSFSKAAESLFLTQPTVSNHVQSLEKEFDTILINRLSKGLTLTDAGQLLYQNALDIINTYETARYQLDSYKGKVEGHLEISASSVPRKHLLPILIHSFLEKYPDVSFSISDKDSRQVIEEILIGDTDFGFVGALYKTRNLAYIPVMEDNLVLISPEDFFPDHENLMSISLDMIVDYPFIFREEGSGTRESVRLSMESKGFNLERLKTVAWIEDVEAIKRMVALGVGLSFISEKDIDCGDIVEGRRYKALRLDDLDLSRKFYLVHHKSRQLSPIGESFKSSVKSLV